The following coding sequences lie in one Mesorhizobium sp. NZP2298 genomic window:
- a CDS encoding lysozyme inhibitor LprI family protein — protein sequence MRLLLSSLATLVLAAPLLAGAARAADCANAQDQATMDQCAGKDFDAADKKLNEAYKQIMGRLKDNAPSKKLLVDAQRAWVAFRNSECAFQGGPRETAGSVYPMVVANCQAGLTENRLKELQSYLHCEEGDLDCPVPAAQ from the coding sequence ATGCGGCTTCTGCTCTCCAGCCTTGCCACCCTGGTCCTTGCGGCCCCGCTCCTTGCCGGCGCCGCGCGCGCCGCCGACTGCGCCAATGCCCAGGACCAGGCGACGATGGACCAATGCGCCGGCAAGGATTTCGATGCGGCCGACAAGAAACTCAACGAGGCCTACAAGCAGATCATGGGCCGGCTGAAGGACAATGCGCCGTCGAAGAAATTGCTGGTCGACGCGCAACGCGCCTGGGTCGCCTTCCGCAATTCCGAATGTGCCTTCCAGGGCGGACCGCGCGAAACCGCCGGCAGCGTCTATCCCATGGTCGTCGCCAACTGCCAGGCGGGGCTCACCGAGAACCGGCTGAAGGAGCTCCAGAGCTATCTCCATTGTGAGGAAGGCGACCTGGACTGCCCGGTGCCGGCGGCGCAGTAG
- a CDS encoding putative bifunctional diguanylate cyclase/phosphodiesterase, whose translation MSILATIKDHSGRIYRAIQALLLISIGAALLGTVEMSENLPSNSAYAVSILATGLALLALMYMRSSVVHSLRSAAAAEAEKHHFLTRDAMTGAMTRRYFLEALGNSLGTMRDRRDAALLLIDLDHFKQLNDTFGHQFGDRTLAHLVKTTERIFAGGMVGRLGGDEFGVIIPHGDLTAINKDIRQLLDAMRAGKSHEGKTIPLSISIGVALAPAHASNTTELMLVADLALYESKAAGRGRVTVFDEEMLSDKRYRRLVERELRAAVYLGELELHYQPIVNPDRSTYAFEGLIRWRHPIRGLISPAEFIPIAERSTLIDMVGEWVFKRACADIGHFSGRRISINVSGEQLKRDEIVTMCDRVLKETGRSAAQFIIEITETVATAATPEILRRLEALRGLGFHIALDDFGTGHCGFNYLKTLPIDSIKIDRSYIRSLAHDQVAQIFVSALAQIARIQDVTIVAEGVETQEEFTLAKAAGCNRFQGYFFGRPAPRDKVGSLRAIDDAEPMALSA comes from the coding sequence ATGAGCATACTGGCGACGATCAAGGACCATAGCGGCCGGATCTACCGTGCCATCCAGGCCCTGCTTTTGATCAGCATCGGCGCCGCGTTGCTTGGCACCGTCGAGATGTCGGAAAACCTGCCCTCCAACAGCGCCTACGCGGTCTCGATCCTCGCCACGGGGCTCGCCCTGCTGGCGCTGATGTACATGCGCAGCAGCGTCGTTCATAGCCTGAGATCCGCCGCCGCCGCCGAGGCGGAAAAGCATCATTTCCTGACCAGGGACGCGATGACCGGGGCGATGACCCGCCGCTATTTCCTGGAAGCGCTGGGCAACAGCTTGGGCACTATGCGCGACCGGCGCGATGCGGCCTTGCTGCTGATCGACCTCGACCATTTCAAGCAGCTCAACGACACGTTCGGTCATCAGTTCGGCGACCGCACCCTGGCGCATCTCGTCAAGACCACCGAGCGCATCTTTGCCGGCGGCATGGTCGGCCGGCTCGGCGGCGACGAATTCGGCGTCATCATCCCGCACGGCGATCTCACCGCCATCAACAAGGATATCAGGCAATTGCTGGATGCCATGCGGGCCGGCAAATCGCACGAAGGCAAGACCATTCCGCTCTCCATCTCGATTGGCGTGGCACTGGCGCCGGCCCACGCCTCGAACACAACGGAACTGATGCTGGTTGCCGACCTGGCGCTCTATGAGAGCAAGGCGGCGGGCCGTGGCCGCGTCACCGTGTTCGACGAGGAGATGCTGTCCGACAAGCGCTACCGCCGCCTGGTCGAGCGGGAATTGCGCGCCGCGGTCTATCTCGGCGAACTCGAGCTGCACTACCAGCCGATCGTCAACCCGGACAGGTCCACCTATGCTTTCGAGGGACTGATCCGCTGGCGCCATCCGATTCGCGGCCTGATCTCCCCGGCTGAGTTCATCCCGATCGCCGAGCGCTCGACCCTGATCGACATGGTCGGCGAATGGGTGTTCAAGCGGGCTTGCGCCGATATCGGCCATTTCTCCGGGCGCCGCATCTCGATCAATGTCTCTGGCGAGCAGCTGAAGCGCGACGAGATCGTCACCATGTGCGACCGCGTGCTGAAGGAAACCGGCCGTTCGGCGGCACAATTCATCATCGAGATCACCGAGACGGTGGCAACCGCCGCCACGCCGGAGATCCTGCGGCGCCTCGAAGCGTTGCGGGGCCTCGGCTTTCACATCGCGCTCGACGATTTCGGAACCGGCCATTGCGGCTTCAACTATCTGAAGACCTTGCCCATCGACAGCATCAAGATCGATCGCTCCTACATCCGCAGTCTTGCCCATGACCAGGTGGCACAGATCTTCGTTTCGGCGCTGGCGCAGATCGCGCGCATCCAGGACGTCACCATCGTGGCGGAGGGTGTCGAGACACAAGAAGAGTTCACGCTGGCCAAGGCCGCCGGCTGCAATCGCTTCCAAGGCTATTTCTTCGGCAGGCCGGCGCCGCGCGACAAGGTGGGATCCTTGCGCGCCATCGATGATGCCGAACCCATGGCACTGAGCGCCTGA
- a CDS encoding pyridoxal phosphate-dependent aminotransferase, translated as MAFLADTLSRVKPSATIAVTQKARELKNAGRDIIGLGAGEPDFDTPDNIKNAAIEAIRRGETKYPPVSGIVPLREAIAKKFKRENNLDYKPEQTIVGTGGKQILFNAFMATLNPGDEVIIPRPYWVSYPEMVAICGGTSVFADTSIDNGFKLTAEVLEKAITPKTKWLLMNSPSNPSGAAYTEAELRALADVLLRHPHVWTLTDDMYEHLTYGDFVFKTIAEVEPKLYERTLTMNGVSKAYAMTGWRIGYAAGPVQLIKAMDMIQGQQTSGACTIAQWASVEALNGPQDFIARNKAIFQGRRDLVVSMLNQARGITCPSPEGAFYVYPSCAQLIGKKTKAGKVIDTDEAFCSELLEAEGVAVVFGSAFGLGPNFRISYATSDTLLEEACTRIQRFTASLT; from the coding sequence ATGGCCTTTCTTGCCGACACCCTTTCCCGCGTAAAGCCTTCCGCCACCATCGCGGTGACGCAGAAAGCGCGCGAGCTGAAAAATGCCGGCCGTGACATTATCGGCCTCGGCGCCGGCGAACCGGATTTCGACACGCCCGACAACATCAAGAACGCGGCGATCGAGGCGATCCGCCGCGGCGAGACCAAGTACCCGCCCGTGTCTGGCATCGTGCCGCTGCGCGAAGCGATCGCGAAGAAATTCAAGCGCGAGAACAATCTCGATTACAAGCCCGAGCAGACCATTGTCGGCACCGGCGGCAAGCAGATCCTGTTCAACGCTTTCATGGCGACGCTGAACCCCGGCGACGAGGTCATCATCCCCCGCCCCTACTGGGTCAGCTACCCTGAAATGGTGGCGATCTGCGGCGGTACGTCGGTGTTCGCCGACACTTCGATCGACAACGGTTTCAAATTGACGGCCGAGGTGCTGGAGAAGGCGATCACGCCGAAGACCAAATGGCTGCTGATGAACTCGCCGTCCAACCCGTCGGGCGCGGCCTACACCGAGGCCGAACTGCGCGCGCTGGCCGATGTGTTGCTCAGGCATCCGCATGTCTGGACGCTGACCGACGACATGTACGAGCACCTGACCTATGGCGACTTCGTCTTCAAGACCATCGCCGAGGTCGAACCGAAGCTCTACGAACGTACGCTGACCATGAACGGCGTGTCGAAAGCCTATGCAATGACCGGCTGGCGCATCGGCTATGCGGCTGGTCCCGTTCAGTTGATCAAGGCGATGGACATGATCCAGGGCCAGCAAACGTCGGGCGCCTGCACCATCGCGCAATGGGCTTCGGTCGAGGCGCTCAACGGCCCGCAGGACTTCATCGCCAGGAACAAGGCGATCTTCCAGGGCCGGCGCGATCTGGTCGTGTCGATGCTCAACCAGGCGCGCGGCATCACGTGCCCGTCGCCGGAAGGCGCCTTCTATGTCTATCCGTCCTGCGCCCAGCTCATCGGCAAGAAGACCAAGGCCGGCAAGGTGATCGACACCGATGAAGCCTTCTGCTCGGAATTGCTCGAGGCGGAAGGTGTGGCGGTGGTGTTCGGCTCGGCCTTCGGCCTCGGACCCAACTTCCGCATCTCCTACGCCACCTCGGACACGCTGCTGGAGGAAGCCTGCACGCGCATCCAGCGGTTCACCGCGTCACTGACCTGA
- a CDS encoding (R)-mandelonitrile lyase codes for MKIIACGSVPTIIAPDKYFTGRVLQTPIIETEAPARLRATLVSFEPGARTHWHTHPLGQTLYVTSGAGLAQTWGGPMQEIRAGDTIWFAPGEKHWHGAAPKSAMTHIAMQEALDGVHADWLEAVTSAQYGG; via the coding sequence ATGAAGATCATTGCTTGCGGCAGCGTGCCGACCATCATAGCGCCGGACAAATACTTCACCGGCCGGGTTCTGCAGACGCCGATCATCGAGACGGAGGCTCCGGCGCGGCTGAGGGCGACGCTGGTGAGCTTCGAGCCGGGCGCGCGCACCCACTGGCACACGCATCCGTTGGGCCAGACGCTCTACGTCACCTCTGGCGCCGGCCTTGCCCAGACATGGGGTGGCCCGATGCAGGAGATCAGGGCTGGCGACACCATCTGGTTCGCCCCCGGTGAGAAGCACTGGCATGGTGCGGCGCCGAAATCGGCGATGACGCATATCGCCATGCAGGAGGCGCTTGACGGTGTCCATGCCGACTGGCTGGAGGCGGTGACGTCAGCGCAATATGGCGGCTGA
- a CDS encoding GNAT family N-acetyltransferase, whose translation MPEPRPPALNDIRLRKILDETLVAPHWPEGFTMRCFEPGDAPPLHALLSEVFDDGADGPFDEWWPRISGDPEFDPALCFLVIDAKGRLAAAALCWTSAFVKDLAVHPEARGKGIGEALMWHAFASFRDRGADRVDLKTNTVENPAAVRLYERLGMTPVAWEG comes from the coding sequence ATGCCCGAACCGCGCCCGCCGGCTCTCAACGACATCCGGCTGCGCAAGATCCTCGACGAGACGCTCGTTGCACCGCACTGGCCGGAAGGCTTTACCATGCGTTGCTTCGAGCCCGGAGACGCGCCGCCCCTGCATGCGCTGCTGAGCGAAGTGTTCGACGACGGCGCCGACGGCCCGTTCGACGAATGGTGGCCGCGCATCTCCGGCGACCCCGAATTCGACCCGGCGCTGTGTTTCCTCGTCATCGACGCCAAGGGCCGGCTGGCGGCGGCGGCACTGTGCTGGACGTCGGCCTTCGTCAAGGACCTCGCCGTTCATCCCGAGGCGCGCGGCAAGGGCATCGGCGAAGCGCTGATGTGGCATGCCTTTGCCAGCTTTCGCGACCGGGGCGCTGACCGTGTCGACCTGAAGACCAATACGGTCGAGAATCCCGCCGCCGTACGGCTCTACGAGCGGCTGGGGATGACGCCGGTCGCCTGGGAAGGCTAG
- a CDS encoding elongation factor G translates to MGTRAGGRRTGPKCIAIVGPFASGKTTLLEAILARTGAIPRQNPVSSGSTVSDHSPEARAHAMSVEATVATTDFMGEQITFVDCPGSIEFSFEAEPVLAACDLAVVVAEADEKKIPALQLIMRKLDDLGVPRILFLNKVDKAIAGVRDTLKMLQPASSVPLLLRQIPLRKDGVVIGSIDLALERAYIYREYAESEVAQIPGDDKARELEARFSMLETLADHDDQLMEQLLEEIEPPKDAIFDDLAADLRNGVVTPVLIGTAEKGNGVLRLLKTIRHDAPDIEATRKRLGAPDNGATLVQVMKTIHTPHGGKLSVSRILSGQVADGSELWLPGGETAKVSGIYKMLGKDQFKLTAAKAGDTVALGKLDEVKTGQTLTSAKGGTKQLFAFEPPQPVFAFALRPKERKDEVKMSAAIQRLAEEDPSLSLRHNQDSAETVLSGHGEMHLRVVRERLEGKNQIPVEGHAPAVPYRETIRKSAQQRGRHKKQSGGHGQFGDVVIEIKPLPRGSGFQFTDTITGGVVPKTYIQSVETGIRDYLKTGPLGFPVVDVAVNLSDGSYHAVDSSDMAFQMAAKLAMKEGMAACSPVLLEPVMKVEIVTPSDATSKIIALIPQRRGQILGYDARPGWPGWDVVEATMPQAEIGDLIIELRSATAGVASYRAAFDHMAELTGRLADEAMNTNGKAA, encoded by the coding sequence ATGGGTACTCGCGCCGGAGGACGACGCACGGGACCGAAATGCATTGCCATAGTCGGTCCCTTTGCAAGCGGTAAGACGACACTTCTCGAAGCCATATTGGCCCGTACGGGCGCCATTCCCCGCCAGAACCCGGTTTCCTCGGGCAGCACTGTCTCAGATCATTCGCCGGAAGCACGCGCCCACGCCATGAGCGTCGAGGCGACCGTCGCCACCACCGATTTCATGGGCGAGCAGATCACCTTCGTTGATTGTCCCGGCTCGATCGAATTCTCCTTCGAGGCCGAGCCGGTGCTGGCCGCCTGCGACCTCGCGGTGGTCGTGGCCGAGGCCGACGAAAAGAAGATTCCTGCCCTGCAGCTCATCATGCGCAAGCTCGACGATCTCGGCGTGCCGCGCATCCTGTTCCTCAACAAGGTCGACAAGGCGATAGCAGGCGTGCGCGACACGCTGAAGATGCTGCAGCCGGCAAGCTCGGTGCCGCTCCTGCTGCGCCAGATTCCACTTCGCAAGGACGGCGTCGTCATCGGTTCGATCGATCTGGCGCTGGAGCGTGCCTACATCTACCGCGAGTACGCCGAAAGCGAAGTGGCCCAGATACCGGGCGACGACAAGGCGCGCGAACTGGAAGCACGGTTCTCCATGCTGGAAACCCTGGCCGACCATGACGACCAGCTGATGGAACAGCTGCTCGAGGAGATCGAGCCGCCGAAGGACGCGATCTTCGACGACCTTGCCGCCGATCTGCGTAATGGCGTGGTGACGCCGGTGCTGATCGGCACCGCCGAGAAGGGCAATGGCGTGCTGCGCCTCTTGAAGACGATCCGCCACGACGCACCCGACATCGAGGCGACCCGCAAGCGGCTTGGCGCCCCCGACAACGGCGCCACCCTGGTCCAGGTGATGAAGACGATCCACACACCGCATGGCGGCAAGTTGTCGGTGTCGCGCATCCTGTCCGGCCAGGTAGCCGACGGCTCCGAACTCTGGCTGCCCGGCGGTGAGACGGCGAAGGTTTCCGGCATCTACAAGATGCTCGGCAAGGACCAGTTCAAGCTCACCGCCGCCAAGGCTGGCGACACCGTGGCGCTCGGCAAGCTGGACGAGGTCAAGACCGGCCAGACGCTGACCTCGGCCAAGGGCGGCACCAAACAGCTGTTCGCATTCGAGCCACCGCAGCCAGTATTCGCTTTCGCGCTGCGGCCGAAGGAGCGCAAGGACGAGGTCAAGATGTCGGCCGCCATCCAGCGGCTGGCGGAGGAAGACCCCTCGCTCAGCCTGCGCCACAACCAGGACTCAGCCGAGACAGTGCTGTCTGGCCATGGCGAGATGCATCTGCGCGTCGTGCGCGAGCGGCTGGAGGGCAAGAACCAGATCCCGGTCGAAGGCCATGCCCCGGCCGTGCCCTATCGCGAGACGATCCGCAAATCGGCGCAGCAGCGTGGCCGCCACAAGAAGCAGTCGGGCGGCCATGGCCAGTTCGGCGACGTGGTGATCGAGATCAAGCCGTTGCCGCGCGGCTCCGGCTTCCAGTTCACCGACACCATCACCGGCGGCGTGGTACCCAAGACCTACATCCAGTCGGTCGAAACAGGCATACGCGATTACCTGAAAACCGGCCCGCTCGGCTTCCCCGTGGTCGACGTCGCCGTCAACCTGTCGGACGGCTCCTATCATGCGGTCGATTCCTCCGACATGGCCTTCCAGATGGCGGCGAAGCTCGCCATGAAGGAAGGCATGGCCGCCTGCTCACCGGTGCTTCTGGAGCCGGTGATGAAAGTCGAGATCGTCACGCCGTCGGACGCAACCTCGAAGATCATCGCACTCATCCCGCAGCGGCGGGGCCAGATCCTCGGCTATGACGCCCGGCCCGGCTGGCCGGGATGGGATGTCGTCGAGGCGACCATGCCGCAAGCCGAGATCGGCGACCTGATCATCGAACTGCGCTCGGCAACGGCGGGCGTCGCCAGCTATCGCGCCGCCTTCGACCACATGGCCGAACTCACCGGCCGTCTCGCCGACGAAGCGATGAACACCAACGGCAAGGCCGCCTGA
- a CDS encoding cold-shock protein has translation MATGTVKWFNATKGFGFIQPDAGGADVFVHISAVERAGLSTLVEGQKINFEIEQDRRTGKSSAGSLSKAA, from the coding sequence ATGGCAACTGGAACGGTCAAGTGGTTCAACGCCACCAAGGGCTTCGGCTTCATCCAGCCTGACGCGGGCGGCGCGGACGTTTTCGTCCACATCTCCGCTGTCGAGCGCGCTGGACTGTCGACCCTGGTCGAAGGCCAGAAGATCAACTTCGAGATCGAGCAGGACCGCCGCACTGGCAAGTCGTCCGCTGGATCTCTGAGCAAGGCAGCCTGA
- a CDS encoding EAL domain-containing protein, protein MSRNIGLAHIIRHDDGTSSGVWGLYTLQSAFQPIFAFKEGKLSVVAFEGLIRPFRDGEAQSPTTFFSTCPAADRLHIEALTRTLHLLNAGACLPREASIFVNFDPSVFTERTVADHALREMRLVLHEAGIDPGRVVCEVTEQRSASQETLHGFVAALRGNGFRIAVDDYGADDSDINRIKELRPDIVKFDALWITQLMESGAGFALLTSMVKSFEEQGIRTVFEGIEEGWQLELAEKSGASMVQGFVLARPELAPTSFRVFAKSSPDPIAAARDAPTAHTVAPRTARSTKAFGRRVTP, encoded by the coding sequence GTGTCGCGCAACATCGGGCTTGCCCACATCATCCGTCATGATGACGGCACCTCGTCAGGTGTCTGGGGCCTCTACACGCTGCAAAGTGCCTTCCAGCCGATCTTCGCCTTCAAGGAAGGCAAGCTGTCGGTTGTCGCCTTCGAAGGGCTGATCCGGCCGTTCCGTGACGGCGAGGCGCAATCGCCGACGACCTTCTTTTCGACCTGTCCGGCCGCCGACCGCTTGCATATCGAGGCGCTGACCAGGACGCTGCATCTCCTCAATGCCGGCGCCTGCCTGCCGCGGGAGGCATCGATCTTCGTCAATTTCGATCCGTCCGTGTTCACCGAGCGGACGGTCGCCGACCATGCCTTGCGTGAAATGCGGCTGGTGCTGCACGAGGCCGGCATCGATCCGGGCCGCGTCGTGTGCGAGGTGACCGAGCAGAGATCGGCATCGCAGGAGACGCTGCACGGTTTCGTCGCGGCGCTGCGGGGCAACGGTTTTCGCATCGCCGTCGACGATTATGGCGCCGACGATTCCGACATCAACCGTATCAAGGAGTTGAGGCCCGACATCGTCAAGTTCGATGCCCTCTGGATCACGCAACTGATGGAATCCGGCGCCGGTTTCGCCCTGCTGACCTCCATGGTGAAGAGCTTCGAAGAGCAAGGCATCCGCACGGTGTTCGAGGGTATCGAAGAGGGCTGGCAACTGGAGCTCGCGGAGAAGTCCGGCGCCTCGATGGTGCAGGGCTTCGTACTGGCGCGGCCCGAGTTGGCGCCGACGAGTTTCCGTGTTTTCGCAAAAAGCAGTCCTGACCCGATTGCCGCCGCGAGGGATGCGCCCACTGCCCACACCGTCGCCCCACGTACAGCGCGATCGACGAAAGCCTTCGGGCGTCGGGTAACGCCATGA
- a CDS encoding EAL domain-containing protein, giving the protein MRLERRRNVGDAIFVDEVGIEYGVHGDFRLRSAYQPIFAPLGGTLHAVAVEGLIEPHRGGRAGSPRAFFESIAMSDRLFVETMCRVLHLRNFQNIGVDGLDLFFNYNPMVNDHPGRALAEIRLMSRHLGEFGLAPGMLVCEITEQAADDALLARLVREMRRDGIRIAIDDFGTGHSTEERVSLLQPDIVKIDGGWFGEFCRHAAAERFFRPLVSSLHDRGARVLVEGIEQPTHLRVALDGGVDLLQGFLLARPALAGTIFDEKPIAIDALLGKENNVVPLFG; this is encoded by the coding sequence ATGAGGCTCGAGCGGCGGCGCAATGTCGGCGACGCGATCTTCGTCGATGAGGTCGGCATCGAATACGGCGTCCATGGCGATTTCCGCCTGCGCAGCGCCTACCAGCCGATTTTCGCGCCGCTCGGCGGCACGCTGCACGCGGTGGCGGTCGAAGGGCTGATCGAGCCGCACCGTGGCGGCCGGGCAGGGTCGCCGCGGGCGTTCTTCGAGAGCATCGCGATGTCGGACCGGCTGTTTGTCGAAACCATGTGCCGGGTTCTGCATCTCAGGAATTTCCAAAACATCGGCGTCGACGGGCTCGATCTGTTCTTCAACTACAATCCGATGGTCAACGACCATCCCGGGCGGGCGCTGGCCGAGATCCGGCTGATGAGCCGGCATCTCGGCGAGTTCGGCCTCGCCCCCGGTATGCTGGTCTGCGAAATCACCGAACAGGCGGCGGACGACGCGCTTCTCGCTCGGCTGGTGCGCGAAATGCGGCGCGACGGCATCCGCATCGCCATCGACGATTTCGGCACCGGCCACTCGACCGAGGAGCGGGTGAGCCTGCTCCAGCCCGATATCGTGAAGATCGATGGCGGTTGGTTTGGAGAGTTCTGTCGCCACGCCGCCGCCGAACGGTTCTTCAGGCCGCTGGTGTCCAGCCTGCACGATCGCGGTGCCAGGGTGCTGGTTGAAGGCATCGAGCAGCCCACCCATCTGCGCGTCGCGCTCGACGGTGGCGTCGACCTGCTGCAGGGTTTTCTTCTGGCCCGGCCGGCGCTGGCCGGCACTATCTTCGACGAAAAGCCGATCGCCATCGATGCGCTGCTGGGCAAGGAGAACAATGTCGTGCCGCTGTTCGGTTAG
- a CDS encoding glutathione S-transferase family protein codes for MILYSMIDSGNCYKPRLLMAKLGLAFTTIEVSSHTGDTRKAGFVAKNPNAMVPLLELDDGRRLAESNAILLYLSEGTRFLPADRYERGLAYQWLFFEQYSHEPYIAVRKALLTFPERARDATPERLAVTLERGNKALGVMNKYLENNAFFAGNAFSVADIALYAYTHTAEQGGFQLDAYPAVMAWLGRVEADPGHVPIEWVG; via the coding sequence ATGATACTCTACAGCATGATCGACAGCGGCAATTGCTACAAGCCGCGTCTGCTGATGGCCAAGCTTGGCCTCGCCTTCACCACGATCGAGGTGAGTTCGCATACCGGCGACACGCGAAAGGCCGGCTTCGTCGCCAAGAACCCCAACGCGATGGTGCCGCTGCTCGAACTCGACGACGGCCGCCGGCTGGCCGAATCCAACGCCATCCTGCTCTATCTCTCCGAAGGCACGCGCTTCCTGCCGGCGGACAGATACGAGCGCGGGCTCGCCTATCAATGGCTGTTCTTCGAGCAATACAGCCACGAGCCCTACATTGCCGTGCGCAAGGCGCTGCTGACCTTTCCAGAGCGCGCCAGGGATGCCACGCCCGAGCGGCTGGCCGTGACGCTGGAGCGCGGCAACAAGGCACTGGGCGTGATGAACAAGTATCTGGAGAACAACGCCTTCTTCGCCGGCAACGCCTTCAGCGTCGCCGACATCGCGCTCTATGCCTACACGCATACGGCCGAGCAGGGCGGCTTCCAGCTCGACGCTTATCCGGCTGTTATGGCCTGGCTTGGCCGCGTCGAGGCGGATCCGGGGCATGTGCCGATCGAGTGGGTGGGTTAG
- a CDS encoding lytic transglycosylase domain-containing protein, which translates to MPAKHTLIAIGVIMAAAGMSGCTSTSQMKAAPSLTETATVAGTDAGFTIPLPDTVSVLPQSSGIAPVQTAELTPGAVISEGEAAVAPASQPATAAFAGATPTAPAVPAIMIASPSAWQAPPPSKAGQPVSATQPVIKSAETYTTAGIVMPAVAGGQKAMPGVQQVAYVVPQNPASLVQFPSAPLSPAAPEEHTGMRGDVDRLIVKYAALYQVPVDLVRHVVNRESTFNPKAYNNGHWGLMQIKHATARGMGYDGPAKGLFDAETNLKYAVKYLRGAWLVADGNAKKADWLYQTGYYFDAKRKGLLEATGLGVDRKRRRLQPDA; encoded by the coding sequence TTGCCAGCAAAACATACCCTTATAGCGATCGGCGTGATCATGGCGGCGGCCGGCATGAGCGGCTGCACCTCGACCTCGCAGATGAAAGCCGCGCCGTCCCTGACCGAGACCGCGACTGTCGCTGGTACCGATGCCGGCTTCACCATACCGCTGCCGGACACCGTTTCGGTGCTGCCGCAATCCTCCGGCATTGCCCCCGTCCAGACCGCCGAACTGACGCCTGGCGCCGTCATTTCGGAAGGTGAGGCAGCAGTCGCGCCAGCCAGCCAGCCGGCGACCGCGGCCTTTGCCGGCGCGACGCCGACGGCTCCGGCCGTGCCCGCCATCATGATCGCCAGCCCCAGTGCCTGGCAGGCGCCGCCGCCCTCCAAGGCAGGCCAGCCGGTGAGCGCAACTCAGCCCGTGATCAAGTCCGCCGAGACCTATACGACAGCCGGCATCGTCATGCCGGCAGTCGCTGGCGGCCAGAAGGCCATGCCCGGCGTGCAGCAGGTGGCCTATGTCGTGCCGCAGAACCCGGCTTCCCTCGTGCAGTTCCCGTCGGCGCCGCTCAGCCCTGCCGCCCCGGAAGAGCACACAGGCATGCGCGGCGATGTCGACCGGCTGATCGTCAAATACGCTGCCCTTTACCAGGTGCCGGTGGATCTGGTGCGCCATGTCGTCAACCGCGAAAGCACCTTCAATCCCAAGGCCTACAATAATGGCCATTGGGGACTGATGCAGATCAAGCACGCGACGGCGCGCGGCATGGGCTATGACGGGCCGGCCAAGGGCCTGTTCGACGCCGAGACCAATCTCAAATACGCGGTCAAGTATCTGCGTGGCGCCTGGCTGGTGGCGGACGGCAACGCCAAGAAGGCCGACTGGCTCTACCAGACCGGCTATTATTTCGACGCCAAGCGCAAGGGCCTGCTCGAGGCGACCGGCCTCGGCGTCGATCGCAAGCGGCGCCGCCTGCAGCCCGACGCCTGA
- a CDS encoding methylated-DNA--[protein]-cysteine S-methyltransferase yields METTSSITAGHAVLETVIGFMGIAWSEKGLIRLCLPERSREAVERRLMRHAGVSASTAQPSWVIDLIASIKAYAAGEDVDFSGVPVDLDGVDEFRLAIYDAARKLSYGETTTYGELAKRAGHAGLPRETGAALGANPVPLVIPCHRILAAGGKIGGFSAPGGSVTKEKMLAMEGVRVGPPPPAQVSFGF; encoded by the coding sequence ATGGAAACGACATCTTCGATCACAGCCGGCCACGCAGTGTTAGAAACAGTGATCGGTTTCATGGGCATCGCCTGGAGCGAAAAGGGCCTGATCCGGCTCTGCCTGCCCGAACGCAGCCGCGAAGCAGTGGAGCGGCGGCTGATGCGCCATGCCGGCGTTTCCGCCTCCACCGCCCAGCCGTCATGGGTGATCGACCTGATCGCCTCGATCAAGGCTTACGCCGCCGGCGAGGACGTCGATTTCTCCGGCGTCCCGGTCGATCTCGACGGCGTCGACGAGTTCCGTCTCGCCATCTACGACGCGGCACGCAAACTCAGCTATGGCGAGACCACCACCTATGGCGAACTGGCCAAGCGCGCCGGCCATGCCGGCCTGCCGCGCGAAACGGGTGCCGCCCTTGGCGCCAATCCGGTGCCCCTGGTCATTCCTTGCCACCGCATCCTTGCGGCCGGCGGCAAGATCGGCGGCTTCTCCGCGCCCGGCGGCTCGGTCACCAAGGAGAAGATGCTGGCCATGGAAGGCGTGCGCGTCGGCCCGCCGCCTCCGGCGCAAGTGTCCTTCGGGTTCTAG